agaagagggagaagcaccCTCTTCTCCATCCTTGTCTGCTATCCGTTAACCTATTTTGTCTTCGTATTCAGCACGCTCTGCTGCagctgtcttcttcttcttcttcctcttcttcttcttgtgctgTGGAGGCTGGGGAGTGGTGGAAGTATCGGCGAAGACATAAAATAGGAGAAAAGGATTGTATTGGCGGAGAGTAGGGGGTTTCGCGGAGCCATTTGCAACCTTTTTATTACTATTATATTTactatttccttttttttgtcttCGTTATTATAATTTTTAGGGCTCGTTTCTGTTGTCGTTTTCTTGGAGGAGGAAAACATGGCGTCAAAGCCGCTAAACTATGCGGCTTTATAATTGTTGGAAGGGAACATTATTAGTACACCATTTTTATTGCAttaagaaagaaacaaaaacattTTGAGGCTTTataatagagaaaaaaataagTCACATATAATTATATCCTCTAAAGTAAGTGATTTTAGTAATTTTTCCAATTAATATTTAGATTTAgtgtaattatttatttattatctaaaattttgatatgTTTTCTTATAGTTAATTTTTGGTGGTGAGAGCCATTTAACTATTAGTTAATTATATGCATGttaaaaaattctaaattttatgttattatttttaatataaactatCTATTTTAATTGGAATATGTTATCCCCAAACTTTATAAGATTAGATTTGATAAAACTTTATTAAAGGTTTTATTTTTTCAGAAGCACCTGAATTTTAAAAAAGTATATTTAAGAGTAAGAGAGACTTGATGGATTTATGAGTTCTTAATTTCCATATTCTTCAGTTACGAGACTAAATGATCTTATAGCAACTTAATGGTGTGATTTCTGTGACACCCAATTCACCAACACAGACGAGGGTGGCAGAAAAACATGAGGCAGGGGAGCCGTGATCTTTTCTCTTTTATTGGGATCACAACGAGGTTCTTCGTGATGCAGAAAAGTATGGAGGGATCCGATGGAGTTCATTCTTCTTCTTCAGCATTTAAGAGAGAGCAAATCCAATGTAGATAGAGTTGATAACACAAAAAGGAACTGCTGGAAATGACGTACGATTTTGACTGTTGTCTTCTTCGTGGTCTTCAACATCACTATTCTGGAATATGGCTCTGCCAAGTTCAGAGGCAAACACGCATCAGTTTTAGCGTTAAGTAGCAATGACCGAAGCTTCTTCAAACTACAGTTCTTCCAACAGAGAATGATGGCCCATGTTGTGGCCCTCACTAAGAACAGCAGCATCTTGAGCCAGCATTTGAAGCAATGAAAGGCCTCTCAAGAGATTCAGCAATTGAAGAAACAACAGCAGAAGTGATGTCCCTCTTGAAACAAAAGTAAAAATAGCATAAATGTCGTGTTAGAGAATGGAAAATCAACATAATTTTGATGTATTACACGATAAAAGGAGGCCAGAAGATCGCTACAACAGTACGTAAAAGCTCAAGGATGTCGATCAACAGCAGTCATGGGTAAATTGTGCTGCTGGATGAATCCGACAAACAATAGAACAAACCTGGTATTTATATCTGCTAAAATTTCACCTACAAGCAACATGTAGAAAAGCATCTTCTAAACCACATCACCGGAAGGTAAACCTACATTCCATGATCATCTTCATGAATGAGAGAAGCACCAGCAGCAAATCCAGGAAGATCAATGAACCAAATTGTTACTCTCTGATACAACAATATCTTGAATGCTGGACACCTTCCGGAGCTTACAAATCCTGGCGAAGCTACTTCCAATGGAATTTCGGTTGCCTCTCCGTGTGCAAGACAATATTACTTTTAAATGGTATAAAATCAAGCCACTTCACACTGTTGCCGCTTAGAAATGTGTCGGGAAATACTTATGCTGGACTCTCACTTCTCTTGTGCGCTGGACATCTCGGAAACCTGTGTATCTACATGTGTCTCATGCTTCTTTTTATTGCGAGAGCTGCGTTTTGATCTGGAAGATCGAACTTTCTTTGAAACATGCTTTTCAACATGACCACCTTCATTTGCAATCCTTTGATATGGGAGATCAGGAGGCGCATCAGGCCATGGAGTTCGCTTTGCAGGAACAACAATTTCCAAAGGGGGATCTATCACCCATCTGCACACAAGCCAAAATGCCCTATAAGGTAACATAGGACAAAGTTTTCCTCATACAGCAACACAACCAACAAAATCTGCAACAGCAGTTGAGTGAATTTTCACAGGAATATTCCATTTTTAAGGCAATATAATATATGCAGTTTTTGCAAGCACTATAATTTGGAGAGGGTCTAACAAGCATTTAGCAATTTGTCTTGCTCGACATTAAACAAAAAAATCCTCTCTTTTGAGAACAATTATAGTGCATCGTGTTTGCTAAGCATTTGTTTTATGAATTGCTATGCAATTCTTTATGTAAATTAAACATCATATCTACCATTACAGAGTTACATTCTAGAATCAATATAAACGGTCAGCAGatgattatttttcaaaaaaaaagttatatttttatatataatgatAACATAGAGTTTCTTTTATTCTACGTATCAGACATATGCTAATGTGGGTGAAATATTGGCTGTCCTCATGTGTGACAAATCACATTGACTCGGCTTATTAAACAAGAATAGGAGCTGTCAAAAACACAAACCAGTGATCTATGATGGCTAGTTTACAAGAGGATCTAAATTTATAATCTGATCTGAACATATAGAGTAAAAAAAAATGGAATTATCAAATTACAAGTTTTAGTATACCAACCAAGCCCACGGCATCCGTGCCAGAGAGATCATTGTGTTCATTGTTTAAAACTAGTGATTTGATTATCTTATTTTGTTGTGATTGAGCATTGAAGAACCAATATCTTCCCATGAGaccttatttttttcttgaataaaAGCATTATACAATatgtatttgttcttatgttgttTAACTACTTCAATCTCATGTGCAAGTATATTTTGGAAAAAATTAGTAGTGAAAGGCATCACGTAATGAAAATACATTACCCATTATATGTTATCATAAAGGAGATTCGCGATACTGACCGACTAGGGAACTTGCTATCGTAGCGAGCTTCGGCCCGTAGCCACCACAGCAGAACCTTCTTCCCGCAGTTCCCAAGTGGCTCCACGAACGAAGCATCCTTCAACAGATCCAGCGGGCTCTCAATCTCCTCCCCGCTAATTCCCACCTCATCAAGATCACGCGCCCAATTCGGCTTCCCCTCCGCCTCCTTCCACAGCAATCTCGAGTTCAGCACGAATCCAGCCCACTCGAGCTTCGTCGGcagcacagtcaccccatcgccgACAAAGGTGGCGGCTTTTTTGGCATACGGCAGATAATTGAAGGTGTGCCAGCCGATCAATTGGCCCGAGGAGTTGCACGCCGGGCCTTGGATCGGCAATGGCGAGGTCTCCTGCTCGCTTGCTCTCTGCTGCCTTTTAGCCGTTGCGTCGGGAGCCGCAGAATGTGCCAGGATTCCGACCGATAGCGCACCCATCCACTGCACCTTTTGAATCTCGTCGAATAGCTCCATGGTGTGGACGTTGCTGTCGTCCGCGAACACGACGATGCCGTCCAACCGCCGTTCCCTGATCACTCTGCGTCCAGAAAGCACGGTTTAGAATCCAGAAAAAACATGATTTTGGGTAAGGGGGAAAGGAAGACACGGCGCTACAGGTCGGACCTGAGGGCGCGGAGGCGCATCCGGGCCTCGAAGCGGTGTCGGTCGTTCCAGAGGACGGGCATGTCCTCGTGGAAGGGGAGGTGGACCACCGGGAGGCTGGAATGGACGAGGAGGGCTGCGGTCTCGTTGGAGACGCCACCGGCCTCGACGACGAGCCAGGTGAGGGGGTAGGGGACGAGCATGAGGGAATGAAGGAGGCCGGTCAGGTGGAGGGCCTGGAAGGTGCGGGCGTAGGTCGGGGTGACGACGATGACGGGGCGGGGATCCTTGACTCCGTACCGGAGGCGCTGTTCCTGCTGCAGGCGGACGAGGATCTCGTGGGCCCGCGCGACCTCGGCGGGGTCCGGGCGCGGCCACGGCCGCACGCGGATGCCGTGACGGCCGACGCCGACGCGGCCGGCTACGGCGGGCGGGGGCGGAGGGGGAGGGAGGTCCGGCCGCGGAGGCGGGGGGAAGGGGATGACGGCGGCGGGGGGTTGGCGGAGGTGGTGgacgtggtggtggtggttgtgaTGGTGGGATGCaggggagaagaggaggaggaagaggaggcgggaGAAGCGGAAGCCGAGGGCGGCGGAGACGAGGCAGCAGAGGACGTGGACGGCGGACCAGAAGAGGAAGCTCGGGGGCCTGAGGGCGGCTGCCTCTCCCGTCACGGCGGCGCTGTATGGCCGGCGGTTCGGATGCTGCCCCGCCGTTTGCTTCATTGCCTAACCCACCTCCGTTAGATCTGCTTCTGCTCTCCGATTTGTTCCGCCGTCAGCTCGTCGGTGGCATACTAGGCAAGAATTATGAATTGCTTCCGAATCTGAAGGAAGACGAGAGCGACGAGAATAGAGAGGAGAGCAGAAGAGAGGGAGGTTGGAGGAGAGATAAACGACGGGGCCCGgacagaggggaggaggaggaggtggtgtttTGGACATGGATTTGGAAGCTTCCTTGTTTTGTTGAGGTTGGCAGTCACCAAACATGAGCGGATTACAACACACATCTTGGACTCAGCTCCACCCTCAACAGACAATTAATATTTTtgtatatctatttatttatttttttttactttcttttttgCATTAATtggtgacaaatatttttttagaaaaacaattttttttttaattcttcttCAGTTGTTTAATATTTCTCAAAGAACACAATAGTAACTTTGGTTCATCGACTTTGGATAATTGGTCTAATTCCTTAATTACAATATTTCTGAATATATTtaccatatttttttaaaaaaatattattataattgatataagagttttttattttattttattaactttgttcctaaacaaaaaaggataatcatctaaaattttatttttatataaattagttttCATTGGGTTTCAGTTACAATGTTTTTTGATAgatttacagtatttttaatggagatataaaaaatactataagtctTAGGGAGTttccataaaagaaaaaaatatttttatcatgagTCATGTCAGAGTATTTTTAGAATTATGAAAAAGCAGAAACGTCCATTTATTTTATATCGAAAATCAATCACACCGTATTATTAATTCTTCCGACACAAACCATTGATTTTATCCTATCACCTCATCTCGACCGTCAATATGTAAACACTAATAAAAGAATCCAAAGTGCAAACAAAGGAGTTGTTAGGAATGAAACAACGATGGCTTCacctataaaataaaaaaaagaaaaagaaaaacaaaactacAAAGTAGGAATAGAACAACTCACAAGTTGTGTGTATCTTTTATTTACATCGGTGCATAAAGCTTGTCATGTCATAATGTGACCCATAACAAATGTTGTTGAACTTTGACTTGGTATTGAGATTGAGGTCCGGCAAAAGCCATTTCCAGCGACTCCCAAACTACCCCGCAAAAGATTCCAACTAATGGCGTAATATTACTAATAAATTTGCGAAAATTCTTTTATAAAATTAGCACaaagaaaaagatatatgatattCATCCATTAACATGAATTATGTGTCCCTTTGTGCTTTTAGTTTGTTGTGTAGTACACTTCAAACTAAGCTTGATATGATGATGTCAAGAGGTTTTGAATGGCCAATCAAAGTCTACTTCTTCACATGATGGCTCCAAATTAAATGGACCCGAAATTGATACGAGACATGATTGTTGTGGAGTCGACGACGATTGCTCAGCGGATTCGTCTTTGACCCATTCAAGAACAAGGTCGTATTCAAAAGACGGTGATGTCAACGATGTACTCATCGATGACCGATTCATCGGACTTGTCGACATCCaccaatttatggcttcttgttcTAGAATTGAACCCACCTCAGAATCATCTTAATTTGATTAGCACATATTAGGTTGTGGGCAAAGTATTAAGTGTAAGACTCCAAgtcaatagtttttttttttccttacccTAAAAATTCTGATcagcaaatatatttttttaatcaatctaATCATCATTAATTAGTTAGACTAAAAGAAACAATGAAATAAGACTccaaatcaataatattaagtgAGTCGCCATCCGAattgaattttatttatattgATCCATAACTATgaatctaatcatatctataatatatcttatctaattaaataaaatcacataatttaatattttctCATCTAAtcccattaattgataaaatataaaaaattaaaattaaaaaaaataaaaataaaatttatttaaaaataattttatttaattgaattctaaaactttaaaaaaatattttatacatatatacatattttataaaataagccaACAAGTGCAATAAatataatactacattaagtctgaCTACCAATGTGAGTCATAGTAATTATATGTCATTAATATCATACTTTCTTTCATATACTATAATACTATTAGCGATGTAATACAAAATGATcattataatttatcttgtctagacaatcttattatcatattcaaccataatatatacatatataaatataaacaaaaatattaattataatgtgCACTCCAACATAAATCATCACATCTTTTATGGGTTACTTATAAACCAAATTAAAAGAATATGTCCTTTTAAATACTTTAGATTATAAGTCCTAAATGAATGGATTAACCATGAATATAGTAGAACTCAAGTTCTTAATTGTCATTaactatttttagatttttttctctAATCATTAAGTATTTTATAACATAATGCATAGAACTATTAAAAAAActtattatttttagaaaaaaaaatattgtaatataTGATAAAGTATCTTTAGTAACTTGACAATTAAGTATAATAACACCaaatcctgagataaaattttatgatcataaaaCTTGATTAATGGCCTCAAAGAATATCATAAAATTAACTTTTATTATTGACaatgtaataatatattattttatatttttttcatgtaaattgtgttaggatcgagagcactaagaggggggggggtgaattagtgcagcggaaatcttacagcaatttaaaagctaaagctgcgttcgtccgataaaaaatgatttcgatataaaagcagaatcacagtgcagtttgcgtctaagcgcagttttgcgtctaagcacagtttgcgtctaagcgcagtttgcgtctaaacgcagttttacgtctaaacgcagttttacgttcaaacgtagttttacgtcaaaacgcagttttacgttcaaacgtagttttacgtcaaaacgcagttttacgtctaaacgcagttttgcgtctaaacgcagttttacgtctaaacgcagttttacgtctaaacgcagttttgcgtctaaacgcagttttacgtctaaacgtaattttacgtctaaatgtagttttgcgtctaaaagcagttttgaaccttgaaaagcgttttacgtagaaagcaatttgcagttataaatggaatccgaatgtaagcgtaaactgcagtgtgaagatcgtacgaaaacacgatttacgtttgaatgcagattctgaaagatcagagcttagaaactcgttcgtaaaggcgcagagggcagtagcaatgtaggaggtttgcagtaatgataaagtgctcaatgtaaaagcaaaccagagatttagagtggttcggtcagtcttgacctactccacttttggcttcctcctccgacgaggtcaccgacgtcaactagctgccttccttcaatgggcgaaggctaactgcctttttacagtttctctccttttgacaggctcaggagacaacctttacagatcctttctctcctctctttacaactcaagacttgaagaacagaaggaggagaactttaggactttacacaaatttgagctcttagaatcactgaaaagatcaagaattcggtgtggatctgttacctttcagtgctgaatgggtggggtatttataggccccaacccaattcgaatttggagctcaaaacgatcaaatcgatcaaatcccagaattctgggatcaggcggttgcacctcttgactggagaggtggcaccgcctggcagagctcgacgactgagctcaggcgattgcacctctctgctagagctcgaagactgagctcgatggttgcaccgcctggcagagctcgaagactgagctcggtggttgcaccgcctggcagagctcgaagtctgagctcggtggttgcatcacctggcagagctcgaaactgagctcaggctgatgcacctctctgccagagctcgaagactgagctcggtggttgcatcacctggcagagctcgagactgagctcaggctgatgcacctctctgctagagctcgaagactgagctcggtggttgcaccgcccggaagagctcgaaacttgagctctggcggtgctacctcttgacagaggaggttgcaccgcccagtctagctcgaagactgagctctgggcggttgcacctcttggctggggcggttgcaccgcccagcctcgcagccctggcggttgcacctcctggcctaggcggttgcaccgcctggtgcaatcagggtccgaatggttcgctccattcggcccaatttgaatcttttcaggggcccaattgccccaagattaagctaatgggatcacctcccattttcaagcttaatcatcgtgctaactacgattaactctaagacaacttctgcagctatgctccgatgcgtcaatcgcttcttccggcgagtttccggcgaacttccgtcgatcatccgataaaccctcggtgatccttctgcggacatccggcatactcctggactttgcgacgatccacttggcgagttccgacgagcttcgcttggcaagcttctggacttctcggatctgttctcgctgaacctccgacgaccgtccgaacttccgtcgaactctcgaactcccaacgtgatcatgatcttgactccggcgcaacacatgctgcttgtcttactttcatcgtagttaatcctgcacacttatctcaacacatagattagataacaaatgacaattgacttcatcatcaaaatccgagattcaacaaattgtccctccaactaatataaatataaaacataaagtGAATTTATTATTATCAAGGTAATTTACATAATCAATATATGAAAATACTATCAGTTAAAGTCTACCTAATTTCATATAGGCTCAACCAATATAGGATTAAATATCATTATCAATGTTGATCCATCTTCTAACACCATTTTGATAAGTCAACATTTGATCGTCATTAGTGAGACCCCATAGGCTCATAAGAAATTGAGGTTTGTGAGCTCTAAAGGGTGCCTCCAAGAGTAAGGGTGACCCGACGAGCTTATATGCCCTTGGTTCTCTTACTCCTCAACCAATGCGAGACTAAATATCCTTATCAGTGCTTCACCCCGTAGGGGAGCCAAGGGCTCATGACCCTTCTTCTAGTGCCATTCTGATAAGTTAACATTTGGTCATCATTAGTGTGATCTCGTATTCTCATGAGGAATTATTTGCTTTGGGCATGCCTACACAATTTTGCCCTTTTGGGGCTCACAAGCCGACGATGGTCGACCTACCTTGAATGTATGCGCTATTGCAGTCGCTTATGTTCAAGGTAGGTCGACTACCATCGATTGTCACCATTTATGATAATCTCACTACGTACATAATTGTTGCCCACGATTGGACTGGCGACCACCGGAGGTCATCGCCCTCAACAATATTGTTATTAACAAGCTGTCAATAGTGGTCTATCTATGAAACATGAGGAAAATCGCATTGCTTGCAGGCAAGCGATAAGACGAACTAGATGGAAAGTAGATCGACAATACAAATAGATTATTCAagcatcataaatcaaaatcaaataataccTTTTTGTAAGTAAATAGtgctaataaatagatctaaatataaaatatatctgaAATACTTTTACGATCTAAAGTATTTGACTTCAAAATATGACTTTGATACTAATTGTgagcataaaaatcataatatactaCTATTATGCAAAAACCCTTAATaccaaaaaattaaaatcaaataatgatagattAAATTATACATATCATTAGATTCAAAAGCTATTATGATACCGATCTACAACAAATGTTAGATTcaccttctcttctctttctattATTCATATGACCGCTATGAGTGATGAATCAAGAGACAAAGGGGAGATGAAAGAAAAtttataatctctcaataatatcacATATCCACATTAAATCTCATGAGATCCTATCTATTTAGAGATGAGGGTAAAGTCTAAGATAAGTAATTATGAGAGTCACTCATATCAAAGTATTCTTTAAGGAATCTTATCATAATTGGACTTCTTTTCTACTAgtcaataatcataatcagaatttaatcatatctataatatatcttacctaactaAATAGAACTATATAATCTAACATCAACCACACAATCGAAGTGATTGTTGCAATATCAACTACCTTGATATCCAAGCCAAACAATACTCTCAATaagaatatcttttttatttaataaccACATAATGTTAAAATAGTTTTATAGTTTGAGTGAAATAGTTAGTCTCTTGTTAACACACAGGGATTATCAACTAGCGAGTCAACCGAATTGGTTTACTATCGAAAGTGTAGGTCTCTCCTAGTGACTCCTAGTCGACATGGAGAGTAGGCATTGTGGGCGGGAATAAGGAAGTTGTAGGAAGAGTTAGTTTGCTAGGAGTGGTTCAGTTTTCGAGCGGAGAAGCCTGGTTTAGGGGTTGAGCGGTCCCTTTTGTTGGGTAGCCTTCTGATTGCACCTCCAGACTATATTGATGACTTTCCACAACAAGCCTATGCCATGAGTGTCCTGGTTGGACTCCTCTGATACTCAAGTTAAGAAAGTGAAGGGGGAGGAAGAGAAGAGTATTAGTAGTGTAATCAAGAGAGT
Above is a genomic segment from Musa acuminata AAA Group cultivar baxijiao chromosome BXJ3-4, Cavendish_Baxijiao_AAA, whole genome shotgun sequence containing:
- the LOC103983201 gene encoding probable beta-1,4-xylosyltransferase IRX14, with product MKQTAGQHPNRRPYSAAVTGEAAALRPPSFLFWSAVHVLCCLVSAALGFRFSRLLFLLLFSPASHHHNHHHHVHHLRQPPAAVIPFPPPPRPDLPPPPPPPAVAGRVGVGRHGIRVRPWPRPDPAEVARAHEILVRLQQEQRLRYGVKDPRPVIVVTPTYARTFQALHLTGLLHSLMLVPYPLTWLVVEAGGVSNETAALLVHSSLPVVHLPFHEDMPVLWNDRHRFEARMRLRALRVIRERRLDGIVVFADDSNVHTMELFDEIQKVQWMGALSVGILAHSAAPDATAKRQQRASEQETSPLPIQGPACNSSGQLIGWHTFNYLPYAKKAATFVGDGVTVLPTKLEWAGFVLNSRLLWKEAEGKPNWARDLDEVGISGEEIESPLDLLKDASFVEPLGNCGKKVLLWWLRAEARYDSKFPSRWVIDPPLEIVVPAKRTPWPDAPPDLPYQRIANEGGHVEKHVSKKVRSSRSKRSSRNKKKHETHVDTQVSEMSSAQEK